The Motilibacter peucedani region GGCGGCGCGGACCCGGGCGGCGCGGACCTCCCTCCTCGCGGGCGGTCGTGCTGCCGGCTTCCGTGGCCCGGCTGCCGGCATCGCCGTGGCGCTGGCCAGCTGCCTGGTCGTCCTGCTGGTCGTGCGGGCGCAGGGGCTCGTGCCCTGGGCGGAGGCCGCGACCCGGCCACCCACCGCTTCGGCGACGGGCCCTGCCGCGGCGACGGCTGCCGCGTCGCCGACCGCCACGCCGGCGACAGGGGTCGCGGTGCCAGCTGCGGCGTCTCCCGCGCCTTCGGCACCTCCCCAGCCGGCGGACGACTGGCCCGCCGTGCTCGCCTCGCTGGACCTGCGGCGGTCGGCTGCCTTCGAGGCGGCGGACCCCGTCGCCCTGGGCGTCGTCTACGCGCCCGGCGCCCCGGCCGCGGCCCGCGACCGGGCTCTCCTGGAGTCCTACCGCGCGGCGGGCGTGCGGGTCCTCGGGCTCCGGACGACCACCACCGCAGTGACGGTCCAGCAGCCGGGCGCAGACCGGGTGGTGCTGCGGGTGACCGACCGGTTGCACGGGTCGCTCACCCGGGCCGGGTCGCCCGCGCAGGAGGTCAGCCGCGGGTCGCGCACGTGGCAGGTGGAGCTGCGCCGCGCGGCGGGGGAGTGGCGCACGTGGGAGGTCGGCGCGACGCCGGGTGGGTGACGACGGGCCGACCCGATGCCGGGCGGTCAGCGTGAGTGAGGTGCGGCCGGTCAGGTGCGGCCGGTCAGGCGCGGCCGGCCGCGCGCTCCCGCCGCAGCGCTGCGACGATGCCCTCGACACCCGCGTCCTCGGCGACGAACCCCAGCTCGGGCAGCCGGGTGCTCACGACGCGCTGGCTGTCCAGGACGACGCGCGACATCTCGCCGAGCACCAGCCGCAGCACGGGGGCAGGCACCGGCAGGACTGCCGGACGCGACCACGCGGCGCCCAGCGCACGCACGAACGTGCCCATCTGCGCCGTGGTCGTCACCAGGTTGTAGGCACCGGTGGCCCGCTCGTCGTCGAGCAGCAGCCGCAGGGCCCGCACCTCGTCACCCAGCGAGATCAACGGCCACCACTGGCGGCCGGAGCCGAGCGGGCCGCCGAGCCCCAGGCGTACGAGCGGGAGCAGGCGCCCGAGCGCGCCACCGGTGGTCGTCGTGACGACGCCGGTGCGCGCGAACGCCGTACGGATACCCGCCTCCTGCGCAGGCGCGGCCGAGCGCTCCCACGCGGTGACGACGTCGGCGAGGAAGCCGGAGCCCCGGGGCGCCGTCTCGTCGACCACTCGGTCGCCGGTGTCGCCGTAGAGCCCCACGGCGGAGCCGGACACGAACACCGCGGGCGGGCGGTCGAGGGTGGCGCAGGTGCGCGCCAGCAGGTCGGTACTGCGGGTGCGGCTCTCGAGGATGCGGGTGCGCTGCGCGGCGCTCCAGCGCCGCTCGCCCACCCCGGCGCCCGCCAGGTGCACGACTCCGTCGACGCCCTCGAGGCCGGCCGGGTCGAGGGTGCCGACCGCGGGGTCCCAGCGGACCTCTCCCCGCGCGGCGGGCTCGCGGCGGACGAGCCGGACCACCCGGTGCCCGTCGGCTTCGAGGCTCGCCACCAGCGCCGAGCCGATCAGTCCCGACGAGCCGGTGACCGCGACCACCTGTGTCTGCCCCATGGCTCGATCGTGCCGCAGCGGGCTGTGCTCCGCCCGTCGGGGGTCCGGCGGGGTGCGAGAGCGGTGGGACGGACGACGACGCGAGGTGCCCCCCCACGACCGCAGGCCCCAGCTCCGGGAGGGGAGCGGGGGCCTGCGGGCCGGGAGTGCGGGGGGTCAGAGCCCCAGGTCGCCCTCGAAGGACGCCTCTTCCAGGCGCTGCTTGACCGCGCTGAGGAAGCGGGCCGCGTCGGCGCCGTCGACGATCCGGTGGTCGTAGGACATGGCCAGGTAGACCATCGAGCGGATCGCGATGGTCTCGCCGAGCTCGGGCGAGCTGACGACGACCGGACGCTTGACGACCGCCCCGGTGCCCAGGATGCCGACCTGCGGCTGGTTGAGGATCGGGGTGTCGAACAGCGCGCCCCGGCTGCCGGTGTTGGTCAGCGTGAACGTGCCGCCGCCGAGCTCGTCGGGGGTGACCTTGTTGTCGCGCGTGCGCTGCGCGAGGTCGGCGATCTTGCGCGACAGACCGGCGATGTTGAGGTCACCGGCGTCACGGATCACGGGCACCAGCAGGCCGCGCTCGGTGTCCACCGCGATGCCGAGGTGCTCGGCGCCGTGGTAGACGATCTCGTCGCCCTCGATGCTCGCGTTGACGACCGGGTAGCTCTTCAGAGCGTCGACCGTCGCCTTGGCGAAGAACGGCAGGAACGAGAGCTTCACGCCCTCGCGCGACTCGAACTCGCGCTTCGCGCGGGCCCGGAGCTGGGCGACGCGGGTCACGTCGACCTCGACCACCGTCGTCAGCTGCGCAGAGGTCTGCAGCGACTCGACCATGCGCGTGGCGATCACCTTGCGGAGGCGGGTCATCTTGACCCGTGTGCCACGCAGGGGCGACGGCGCCGGAGCGGAGCCGGGCGCAGCGGCGGCGGCGACCGCCGTCGGAGCGGCCGGACCGGCCTGCTCGACCTGTGCCGCGGGCGCCGCCGGAGCGGACGTCGCAGCGTCGCGGGCCGCAGCGGCGTCGGTGACGTCCTGCTTGCGGATGCGGCCGCCCACCCCGGTGCCGGTCAGCGTCGAGAGGTCGATGCCGTGCTCGGCCGCGAGCTTGCGGACCAGCGGGGTGACGTAGGCGTCGCTGCCGCCGGAGGTCGACGCCGGTGCTGCGGCCGCCGGAGCGGGTGCAGCGGCCGGAGCCGGCGCAGGCGCAGGCGCAGCGACCGGAGCCGGCGCAGGCGCAGGCGCAGGCGCAGGCGCAGCGGCCGGAGCCGGCGCAGGCGCAGGGGCGGCTGGCGCGGGTGTCGGCGTGGGCGCGGGCGCCGGGGTCGGCTCGGGGGTCGGCGCAGCGGCGGGCGCGGCGGGTGCCGGTGCGGCTGCCGCGGCGGCGTCGCCGATCACGGCCAGGGTCGCGCCGACCTCGACGGTCTCGTCGGCCTGCACGCGGATCTCGAGCAGCGTCCCGGCCGCCGGCGAGGGGACCTCGGTGTCGACCTTGTCGGTGGAGACCTCGAGGAGCGGCTCGTCGGCCGCCACGGTGTCGCCCACGTTCTTCAGCCAGCGGGTGACGGTGCCCTCGGTGACGCTCTCGCCGAGCGCCGGCATGGCCACCTCGGTGCCACCGGCGGCGTTGCTGCCACCGCCCGCAGGGGCGCTGGAGGAGCTCTCGTCGGCCGCACCGCTGGACTGCACGGGCTGCTCGGAGGGCGACTGCACGCCGGCGGGGGCCGCCGGGTACGCCGCCTCGGCGGTGTCGGACTGCGCCTGGCCGACGGCGGGCTCTGCGGCGGCGGGCTCTGCGGCGGCGGGCGCCTGCGCTGCCTCAGGGGCCGCGGCGGGCGCGTCGGCGGACTCGCCCTCGGTCGCGATGACGGCGAGCTCGGCACCGACGTCGACCGTCTCGTCGGCGGCGACGACGATGCGCGACAGGACGCCGGAGGCGGGGGAGGGCACTTCGGTGTCGACCTTGTCGGTCGAGACCTCGAGCAGGGGCTCGTCGGCCTGGACGGTGTCGCCCTCCTGCTTGAGCCAGCGGGTGACGGTGCCCTCGGAGACACTCTCCCCGAGGGCCGGCATGGTCACCGAGAACGGCAAGGTGTGCCTCCGGAAAACGTTGAGAAGCGGGTGGGGACGAACGGGACCGCGGGCGGCTGGGCCGCCCGCGGAACCCTAGCCGTGGACGTGGAGCGGCTTGCCCGCGAGGGCCAGGTGGGCCTCGCCGAGCGCCTCGGACTGCGTCGGGTGCGGGTGGATGAGCTGCGCGACCTCGACCGGCAGCGCCTCCCAGTTGGTGATCAGCTGCGCCTCGGCGATCAGCTCGCCGACGCGGGCGCCGACCATGTGCACGCCGACCACGGGGCCGTCGGCCTGCTGCACGAGCTTGACCGCGCCCTGCGTCTTGAGGATCGAGCTCTTGCCGTTGCCGGCGAGGTCGTAGGTCAGCACCTTGACGTTCTCGGTGCCGAACTTCTCGCGCGCCCTGGCCTCGGTGATGCCGACCGAGGCGACCTCGGGCTCGGAGTAGGTCACGCGCGGCACGCCGTCGTAGTCGATCGGCGCGACCGGCAGCCCGGCGATCTGCTCGGCGACGAGGATGCCCTCGCCGAAGCCGACGTGCGCGAGCTGCAGGGTCGGGATCAGGTCGCCCACCGCGTAGACGCCCTCGACGCTGGTGCGGCAGTGGTCGTCGACGACGACGTAGCCGCGGTCGACCCTGACACCGGCCTCCTCGTAGCCCAGGCCGGCCGAGACCGGCCCGCGGCCGACCGCGACGAGCAGCAGGTCGGCCTCGAGGGTGGTGCCGTTCTCGAGGGTGACGCGCACGCCCTCCTCGGTGTAGTCGGCCTTGGAGAAGCGGTTGCCGAGCTCGTACTTGATGCCGCGGCGGCGGTAGGCGCGCTCGATGAGCTTGGAGCTCGACTCGTCCTCGAGCGGGAGCAGGTGCGGCAGCGCCTCGACGATCGTCACGTCGGCGCCGAACGACTTCCAGACGCTGGCGAACTCGACGCCGATCACGCCGCCGCCCAGGATGATCGCCGAGCGCGGGACCTGCTCCATCTGGAGGGCGTGGTCGCTCGAGACGATGCGGTTGCCGTCGATGGTCAGCCCCGGCAGGGACTTGGGCACCGAGCCGGTCGCGAGGACGACGTTGCGGCCGGTGTAGCGCTGGCCGTCGACCTCGACCGTGCGGGAGTCGACGAGCCGGCCGTAGCCCTCGACGTAGGTGATCTTGCGCTGCTTCACGAGCCCCTGGAGGCCCTTGTAGAGGCGCGAGACCACGCCGTCCTTGTACTTGTTGACGCCGGGCATGTCGATGCCCTCGAGCGTCGTGCGCACGCCGAACTGCTCGCCCTCGCGGGCCGCGTCGGCGACCTCCGCCGCGTGCAGCAGCGCCTTGGTCGGGATGCAGCCGCGGTGGAGGCAGGTGCCGCCGACCTTGTCCTTCTCGACGAGGACGACGGACAGGCCGAGCTCTGCTGCGCGGAAGGCGGCTGCGTAGCCACCGCTGCCGCCGCCGAGGATGACGACGTCGTAGGCGTTGTCCGCCACCAATCGCTCCTTGATCGTGGGTCCCGTGGTTCGGGGCCATCTTGTCACTGCCGCCCGGCGGCCCGCCCCGCAGGGCCGGGCCCGGACGCGCGCGTGCGGACCGGAGCTCGCGGCACGTCGTCGGTGCAGACCGTGCCGTAGGTTCCACCTACCAGGATGCCTCCTGCGCGCCGGTCCTGACGGGCGGCGCCGGGCGGCCGGCCGGACGGAGGACGTCGATGGGGTGGTCCGCTCTGCGGTGGTGGCGCGACAGGCGCGACCCGGTCCTCGGCGAGTCCTCCGCGCACCTGCGCGACTTCGCGGCCAGCCGCACCGGCGTGGAGGCCTTCGTCGAGCCGCAGACGACCGTCACCGGGGTGACCGTCGTCTTCGTCGCCAACGACGGGGAGTGGACCCGGCGGGCCGCGCCGGACGCCCGGGCCGCCCACGCCCTGGCCAACTCGCTGGGCGTCCCCTCCTAC contains the following coding sequences:
- the sucB gene encoding 2-oxoglutarate dehydrogenase, E2 component, dihydrolipoamide succinyltransferase; the encoded protein is MPFSVTMPALGESVSEGTVTRWLKQEGDTVQADEPLLEVSTDKVDTEVPSPASGVLSRIVVAADETVDVGAELAVIATEGESADAPAAAPEAAQAPAAAEPAAAEPAVGQAQSDTAEAAYPAAPAGVQSPSEQPVQSSGAADESSSSAPAGGGSNAAGGTEVAMPALGESVTEGTVTRWLKNVGDTVAADEPLLEVSTDKVDTEVPSPAAGTLLEIRVQADETVEVGATLAVIGDAAAAAAPAPAAPAAAPTPEPTPAPAPTPTPAPAAPAPAPAPAAAPAPAPAPAPAPVAAPAPAPAPAAAPAPAAAAPASTSGGSDAYVTPLVRKLAAEHGIDLSTLTGTGVGGRIRKQDVTDAAAARDAATSAPAAPAAQVEQAGPAAPTAVAAAAAPGSAPAPSPLRGTRVKMTRLRKVIATRMVESLQTSAQLTTVVEVDVTRVAQLRARAKREFESREGVKLSFLPFFAKATVDALKSYPVVNASIEGDEIVYHGAEHLGIAVDTERGLLVPVIRDAGDLNIAGLSRKIADLAQRTRDNKVTPDELGGGTFTLTNTGSRGALFDTPILNQPQVGILGTGAVVKRPVVVSSPELGETIAIRSMVYLAMSYDHRIVDGADAARFLSAVKQRLEEASFEGDLGL
- a CDS encoding TIGR01777 family oxidoreductase, encoding MGQTQVVAVTGSSGLIGSALVASLEADGHRVVRLVRREPAARGEVRWDPAVGTLDPAGLEGVDGVVHLAGAGVGERRWSAAQRTRILESRTRSTDLLARTCATLDRPPAVFVSGSAVGLYGDTGDRVVDETAPRGSGFLADVVTAWERSAAPAQEAGIRTAFARTGVVTTTTGGALGRLLPLVRLGLGGPLGSGRQWWPLISLGDEVRALRLLLDDERATGAYNLVTTTAQMGTFVRALGAAWSRPAVLPVPAPVLRLVLGEMSRVVLDSQRVVSTRLPELGFVAEDAGVEGIVAALRRERAAGRA
- the lpdA gene encoding dihydrolipoyl dehydrogenase produces the protein MADNAYDVVILGGGSGGYAAAFRAAELGLSVVLVEKDKVGGTCLHRGCIPTKALLHAAEVADAAREGEQFGVRTTLEGIDMPGVNKYKDGVVSRLYKGLQGLVKQRKITYVEGYGRLVDSRTVEVDGQRYTGRNVVLATGSVPKSLPGLTIDGNRIVSSDHALQMEQVPRSAIILGGGVIGVEFASVWKSFGADVTIVEALPHLLPLEDESSSKLIERAYRRRGIKYELGNRFSKADYTEEGVRVTLENGTTLEADLLLVAVGRGPVSAGLGYEEAGVRVDRGYVVVDDHCRTSVEGVYAVGDLIPTLQLAHVGFGEGILVAEQIAGLPVAPIDYDGVPRVTYSEPEVASVGITEARAREKFGTENVKVLTYDLAGNGKSSILKTQGAVKLVQQADGPVVGVHMVGARVGELIAEAQLITNWEALPVEVAQLIHPHPTQSEALGEAHLALAGKPLHVHG